One genomic region from Microcystis panniformis FACHB-1757 encodes:
- a CDS encoding DUF29 domain-containing protein, whose product MKTLNQNPWQVEGGETLPLLYEIDQHLWLEETIKILKENRLDELDIIHLIEELESLSKRDKNRVSSLLEQVIRHLLLLQYWTTEAEINGNHWRAEIIRFRTQLRKSLTANLQNYLAEELPIIYQDAFDYVQQKTGFFGDFPSECPYSLEQLLDKNWFNCED is encoded by the coding sequence ATGAAAACTTTAAATCAGAATCCCTGGCAAGTAGAGGGAGGAGAAACCCTGCCCCTACTTTACGAAATTGATCAACATCTTTGGTTAGAGGAAACAATAAAAATCCTCAAGGAAAATCGCTTAGATGAATTAGATATAATCCATTTAATTGAGGAATTAGAAAGCTTGAGTAAAAGAGATAAAAACCGAGTCAGTAGCTTACTTGAACAAGTAATCAGGCATTTATTACTTTTACAATATTGGACAACAGAAGCAGAAATAAATGGGAATCATTGGCGAGCGGAAATTATCAGGTTTCGCACGCAATTAAGAAAATCTTTAACAGCAAATTTACAGAATTATTTAGCTGAGGAATTACCGATAATCTATCAGGATGCTTTCGATTATGTTCAACAAAAAACTGGTTTTTTTGGCGATTTTCCCTCAGAATGCCCTTACAGTTTAGAACAGTTATTAGATAAAAATTGGTTCAACTGTGAAGATTAG
- a CDS encoding lysophospholipid acyltransferase family protein, producing the protein MQIFSSFVSSTATFAELSLEAAKAPVDTLTGWSLEDRDPQVIEKFVPLLDWFYHHYFRVETDGWENIPPSGQVLFIGSHNGGLAAPDMFMMMYDWFQRFGSDRLVYGLMDSRVWRFFPPQASLATQMGAVHAHPKMAIAALDSGASVLIYPGGATDVFRPHSLRNKIHFAGNQAFVKLALQYEVPIIPAISHGAHSTLFVLDDIYPQLKELHKQGMPWPFGIDPGTCPIYFGLPWGLAIGPLPNIPLPVPIHTRVCPPIIFERYGKKAARDRRYVRECYEKVCYLMQQQLDQLVAANSP; encoded by the coding sequence ATGCAGATTTTTAGTTCTTTTGTCTCATCTACGGCGACTTTTGCCGAATTATCCCTAGAAGCGGCTAAGGCCCCTGTTGATACCCTCACCGGTTGGTCATTAGAGGATCGCGATCCGCAAGTGATCGAAAAATTTGTCCCCCTTCTGGATTGGTTTTATCACCATTATTTTCGCGTCGAAACCGATGGTTGGGAAAATATTCCCCCCTCAGGACAAGTATTATTCATCGGCTCCCATAACGGCGGTTTAGCGGCTCCCGATATGTTTATGATGATGTATGATTGGTTTCAACGCTTTGGCAGCGATCGCTTAGTCTATGGTTTGATGGATTCGCGAGTCTGGCGATTTTTCCCACCCCAAGCTAGTCTAGCGACCCAAATGGGGGCCGTTCACGCACATCCGAAAATGGCGATCGCCGCTTTGGATAGTGGCGCTAGTGTCCTAATTTATCCCGGAGGTGCTACGGATGTTTTCCGTCCCCACAGTTTAAGAAATAAAATTCATTTTGCCGGTAATCAAGCTTTTGTTAAACTAGCTTTACAGTACGAAGTGCCGATTATTCCCGCCATTTCCCACGGCGCTCACTCGACTCTGTTTGTCCTCGACGATATTTATCCTCAATTAAAAGAATTGCATAAACAGGGTATGCCTTGGCCTTTCGGTATTGACCCCGGGACCTGTCCCATCTATTTCGGTTTACCCTGGGGACTAGCTATCGGTCCCTTGCCGAATATTCCCTTACCCGTACCGATACATACCCGGGTTTGTCCCCCAATTATTTTTGAACGTTACGGCAAAAAAGCGGCCCGGGACCGCCGTTATGTACGCGAATGTTATGAGAAAGTCTGTTATTTGATGCAGCAACAACTCGATCAATTAGTGGCGGCCAATTCTCCCTGA